A genomic region of Xanthomonas campestris pv. phormiicola contains the following coding sequences:
- a CDS encoding phosphate/phosphite/phosphonate ABC transporter substrate-binding protein, with product MVWLALAICWPAVVHARPSVLVLGRISDNPKAHYEQLKPLLDYVVPRMRDVGITSGQILMARDSQQMSSYLRRGRVDWVTETAATAMALQQRGGVRPLLLTERGGVREYHTVFFARRDGPVHTLRDLQGRTLALQSTLSTSAYLVPMMTLFEHDLHPEILLSPKDQASANTVGYVFARSELNIASYVHKHLVDAGALSSLDWDDARRVPPAFRRDFRVIYRSEPFPRAVEMVRSDLASPVAARLREVLLEAADDPQGSAALRKFFGTTGFFPVDPASQKRLDQLRAGVARVKLEVE from the coding sequence ATGGTGTGGCTGGCGCTGGCGATCTGCTGGCCCGCGGTTGTGCACGCACGCCCGTCGGTGCTGGTGCTCGGCCGCATCAGCGACAACCCCAAGGCCCACTACGAACAGCTGAAGCCGTTGCTGGACTACGTGGTGCCGCGCATGCGCGACGTCGGCATCACCTCCGGGCAGATCCTGATGGCCCGCGACAGCCAGCAGATGAGCAGCTACCTGCGCCGCGGCCGCGTCGACTGGGTCACCGAGACCGCGGCCACCGCGATGGCGCTGCAACAGCGCGGCGGGGTGCGGCCACTGCTGCTGACCGAGCGCGGCGGCGTGCGCGAATACCACACCGTGTTCTTCGCGCGCCGCGACGGGCCAGTGCACACGCTGCGCGACCTGCAGGGCCGCACCCTGGCATTGCAGAGCACCTTGTCCACCAGCGCCTATCTGGTGCCGATGATGACCCTGTTCGAGCACGATCTGCATCCGGAGATCCTGCTCTCGCCGAAGGACCAGGCGTCGGCGAACACGGTCGGCTACGTGTTCGCGCGCTCCGAGCTCAACATCGCCTCCTATGTGCACAAGCACCTGGTGGACGCCGGCGCGCTGAGCAGCCTGGATTGGGATGACGCCCGCCGCGTGCCGCCCGCGTTCCGCCGCGATTTCCGGGTGATCTACCGCAGCGAGCCGTTCCCGCGCGCGGTGGAGATGGTGCGCAGCGACCTGGCCTCGCCGGTGGCGGCGCGCCTGCGCGAAGTATTGCTGGAAGCCGCCGACGACCCGCAGGGCAGCGCGGCGTTGCGCAAGTTCTTCGGCACCACCGGCTTCTTCCCGGTGGATCCGGCCTCGCAGAAGCGGCTGGACCAGCTGCGGGCCGGCGTTGCGCGGGTCAAGCTGGAAGTCGAATGA
- a CDS encoding RNA methyltransferase gives MTVPAIASAHLRFVLVGTQHPGNIGAAARAMKTMGQARLVLVAPERALDEDAYRRSAGAEDVLQQAPVLATLAEAVADCQLVLGCTARSRRVSLEELLPAEGAQRLVSAAAEQAEVALVFGRERTGLTNEELQLCHAAVHIPSDPAFSSLNLAAAVQVLAYELRLALLRGEGAAPAAAEPGFREAPASHAQLEGMFGQLADTLDDIDFHKGRAPDSAMRKLRRLFLRNALTEQEVRLLRGILSDAQRMARLAGQA, from the coding sequence ATGACCGTTCCTGCGATCGCTTCCGCCCATCTCCGCTTCGTCCTGGTCGGCACCCAGCACCCCGGCAATATCGGGGCGGCGGCGCGGGCGATGAAGACCATGGGCCAGGCGCGGCTGGTGCTGGTGGCGCCGGAGCGCGCGCTCGACGAGGACGCCTACCGGCGCTCGGCCGGCGCCGAGGACGTGCTGCAGCAGGCGCCGGTGCTGGCGACCCTGGCCGAGGCGGTGGCCGACTGCCAGCTGGTGCTCGGCTGCACTGCGCGCAGCCGGCGCGTGTCGCTGGAAGAACTGCTGCCGGCGGAGGGTGCGCAGCGCCTGGTGAGCGCCGCCGCCGAGCAGGCCGAGGTGGCGCTGGTGTTCGGGCGCGAGCGCACCGGCCTGACCAACGAAGAGCTGCAGCTGTGCCATGCCGCGGTGCACATTCCCTCCGATCCCGCGTTCAGCTCGCTCAACCTGGCCGCGGCGGTGCAGGTGCTGGCCTACGAGCTGCGCCTGGCGCTGCTGCGCGGCGAGGGCGCGGCGCCGGCCGCGGCGGAACCCGGTTTTCGCGAGGCGCCGGCCAGCCATGCGCAGCTGGAAGGCATGTTCGGGCAATTGGCCGACACCCTGGACGACATCGACTTCCACAAGGGCCGCGCGCCGGATTCGGCGATGCGCAAGCTGCGCCGGCTGTTCCTGCGCAATGCGTTGACCGAGCAGGAAGTGCGGCTGCTGCGCGGCATCCTGTCCGATGCGCAGCGCATGGCGCGGCTGGCGGGGCAGGCTTAG
- a CDS encoding inositol monophosphatase yields the protein MQKPAVTVMVKAARLAGNVLLRHINRLEALNVVQKDRMDYASEVDADAEKVIVKELRRAYPDYGVMGEEGGVQGGGRYMWVIDPLDGTSNYLRGFPHYCVSIALVENGEPIDAVIFDPLRNELFTASRGNGAVLNDRRIRVSERKELNGAMVNTGFAPRERKRTSAQLKCVDALMVQAEDIRRTGSAALDLAYVACGRTDAYFEAGVKAWDIAAGVLLVREAGGRITDFKGATPGRIDDRGAPQFQIVAGNIKVSEALQKLIVNTGYAAEFDAKF from the coding sequence ATGCAAAAACCCGCCGTCACCGTCATGGTCAAGGCCGCCCGCCTCGCCGGCAATGTGCTGTTGCGCCATATCAACCGGCTGGAAGCGCTGAACGTGGTGCAGAAGGACCGCATGGACTACGCCAGCGAAGTCGATGCCGACGCGGAGAAGGTGATCGTCAAGGAACTGCGCCGCGCCTATCCCGATTACGGGGTGATGGGCGAGGAAGGCGGCGTGCAGGGCGGCGGCCGCTACATGTGGGTGATCGACCCGCTCGACGGCACCAGCAACTACCTGCGCGGCTTCCCGCACTACTGCGTGTCGATCGCCCTGGTCGAAAACGGCGAGCCGATCGACGCGGTGATCTTCGATCCGCTGCGCAACGAGCTGTTCACCGCCAGCCGCGGCAACGGCGCGGTGCTCAACGACCGCCGCATCCGCGTCAGCGAGCGCAAGGAGCTGAACGGGGCGATGGTCAACACCGGCTTCGCCCCGCGCGAACGCAAGCGCACCAGCGCCCAGCTCAAGTGTGTGGACGCGCTGATGGTGCAGGCCGAGGACATCCGCCGCACCGGCTCGGCCGCGCTGGACCTGGCCTACGTGGCCTGCGGCCGCACCGACGCCTACTTCGAGGCCGGGGTGAAGGCCTGGGACATCGCCGCCGGCGTGCTGCTGGTGCGCGAGGCCGGCGGCCGCATCACCGACTTCAAGGGCGCCACCCCGGGCCGCATCGACGACCGCGGCGCCCCGCAGTTCCAGATCGTGGCCGGCAACATCAAGGTCAGCGAAGCGCTGCAGAAGCTGATCGTCAATACCGGGTATGCGGCGGAGTTCGACGCGAAGTTTTGA
- the secF gene encoding protein translocase subunit SecF gives MKIFPLHLIPNDTKIDFMRWRRPTLALMLVLAVVSLGVIFAKGFNYALEFTGGALVQTSFQKPVDIDHVREQLATAGFENAQVQNVGSGNEIVIRLQPQGEHNNEDVTKNLAEQVRKAVTTAENPATVKPGEFVGPQVGKDLALNGVYATVFMLVGFLIYIGFRFEWKFAVVASLTALFDLLVTVAYISLTGREFDLTVLAGLLSVMGFAINDIIVVFDRVRENFRSLRVEPLEVLNRSINQTLSRTVITAVMFFLSALALYLYGGTSMEGLALTHMIGAIIVVVSSVIVAVPLLSIGPFQVTKQDLLPKSKDVEALARRP, from the coding sequence ATGAAAATTTTCCCGCTTCATCTGATTCCGAACGACACCAAGATCGACTTCATGCGTTGGCGGCGTCCGACCCTGGCGCTGATGCTGGTGCTGGCGGTGGTCTCGCTCGGGGTGATCTTCGCCAAGGGCTTCAACTACGCGTTGGAGTTCACCGGCGGTGCGCTGGTGCAGACCAGCTTCCAGAAGCCGGTGGACATCGACCATGTGCGCGAACAGCTGGCCACCGCCGGCTTCGAGAACGCGCAGGTGCAGAACGTCGGCAGCGGCAACGAGATCGTGATCCGCCTGCAGCCACAGGGCGAGCACAACAACGAGGACGTGACCAAGAACCTCGCCGAGCAGGTGCGCAAGGCGGTGACCACCGCGGAGAACCCGGCGACGGTGAAGCCGGGCGAATTCGTCGGCCCGCAGGTCGGCAAGGACCTGGCGCTGAACGGCGTCTACGCGACCGTGTTCATGCTGGTCGGCTTCCTGATCTACATCGGCTTCCGCTTCGAGTGGAAGTTCGCGGTGGTGGCCAGCCTGACCGCGCTGTTCGACCTGCTGGTGACGGTGGCCTACATCTCGCTCACCGGCCGCGAGTTCGACCTGACCGTGCTGGCCGGCCTGCTGTCGGTGATGGGCTTTGCGATCAACGACATCATCGTGGTGTTCGACCGCGTCCGCGAGAACTTCCGCAGCCTGCGCGTGGAGCCGCTGGAAGTGCTGAACCGCTCGATCAACCAGACCCTGTCGCGCACCGTGATCACCGCGGTGATGTTCTTCCTGTCGGCGCTGGCGCTGTACCTGTACGGCGGCACCTCGATGGAAGGCCTGGCGCTGACCCACATGATCGGCGCGATCATCGTGGTGGTGTCCTCGGTGATCGTGGCGGTGCCGCTGCTGTCGATCGGCCCGTTCCAGGTCACCAAGCAGGACCTGCTGCCGAAGTCCAAGGACGTCGAGGCGTTGGCGCGTAGGCCCTGA
- a CDS encoding EAL domain-containing protein, whose amino-acid sequence MKRLRFGLQARFLLAMGVAAFLIMAILALMLERQAAMQNEVRTLSGNVIHGLFDRSMRTRGETLARQLSDSLANPVYYSDLDAIGTQVRAALGYVAVAYVLVYDADGRLIHDGSDDLPGYGQRLRGPMADAAIKANGLLAQESDEILDVSMPIMIGDQRVGGVRVGMSWARALVYERKAGENLDERLDALGKRHLGWLALLLAALGLTAVMVAIYVQRTLVAPIRWLAAAARQIEAGDYVVERRDSGRRDEVSELLRAFGRMSEAIARHDRDVRHMAYTDALTGLTNRLAFREALDHRMLSARASHRRLALLFADIDDFKRINDTLGHEAGDEALLQFARRIQLAVDQLGGHDALLARFGGDEFVILVEDEHVVQVATGLAERLVQELREPLRIQDREVFMGTSIGITVYPGDAEDASALLKNGDIAMYQAKLAGKNCHRFYSRAMDYAVERRVHMEHELRGAWDRDELKLVYQPIFRTLDRRMVGVEVLLRWQHPALGTISPTVFIDVAEQSGLIESIGPKVLRAACLEATQWQRFDGSRDLFVSVNVSPRQLRSGDLPEIVADCLRESGLPAAQLHLELTETAVIGDELQAASMLARLHRTGVKVWLDDFGTGFSGLSHLRQVPVDGVKIDKSFVADLQRDPDDLALTTAIIAMAHSLGITVVAEGIEQEMQFELLRERGCELGQGFWLSHPLSATEFRRLLANEGMPRGEA is encoded by the coding sequence ATGAAGAGGCTGCGTTTCGGATTGCAGGCCAGGTTCCTGTTGGCGATGGGCGTTGCGGCGTTCCTCATCATGGCGATCCTGGCGCTGATGCTGGAGCGGCAGGCGGCGATGCAGAACGAGGTGCGCACGCTCAGCGGCAACGTGATCCACGGCCTGTTCGACCGCAGCATGCGCACCCGCGGCGAAACCCTGGCGCGGCAGCTGTCCGATTCGCTGGCCAATCCGGTGTACTACTCGGACCTGGACGCGATCGGCACCCAGGTGCGCGCGGCGCTGGGCTACGTGGCGGTGGCCTACGTGCTGGTGTACGACGCCGACGGGCGCCTGATCCACGACGGCAGCGACGATCTGCCCGGCTACGGCCAGCGCCTGCGCGGCCCGATGGCCGATGCGGCGATCAAGGCCAACGGCCTGCTGGCGCAGGAGTCCGACGAGATCCTGGACGTGTCGATGCCGATCATGATCGGCGACCAGCGCGTGGGCGGGGTGCGCGTGGGCATGTCCTGGGCGCGGGCGCTGGTCTACGAGCGCAAGGCCGGCGAGAACCTGGACGAACGCCTGGACGCGCTGGGCAAGCGCCACCTGGGCTGGCTGGCGCTGTTGCTGGCCGCGCTGGGGCTGACCGCGGTGATGGTGGCGATCTACGTGCAGCGCACGCTGGTGGCGCCGATCCGCTGGCTGGCCGCGGCCGCGCGCCAGATCGAGGCCGGCGACTACGTGGTGGAGCGCCGCGACAGCGGCCGCCGCGACGAGGTCAGCGAACTGCTGCGTGCGTTCGGGCGCATGAGCGAGGCGATCGCGCGCCACGACCGCGACGTGCGCCACATGGCCTATACCGATGCCCTGACCGGGCTGACCAACCGGCTCGCGTTCCGCGAGGCGCTGGACCACCGCATGCTGTCCGCGCGCGCCTCGCACCGGCGCCTGGCGCTGCTGTTCGCCGATATCGACGACTTCAAGCGGATCAACGACACCCTCGGCCACGAGGCCGGCGACGAGGCGCTGCTGCAGTTCGCGCGGCGCATCCAGCTGGCGGTGGACCAGCTGGGCGGGCACGACGCGCTGCTGGCGCGTTTCGGCGGCGACGAATTCGTGATCCTGGTCGAGGACGAGCACGTGGTGCAGGTCGCCACCGGCCTGGCCGAGCGCCTGGTGCAGGAACTGCGCGAGCCGCTGCGGATCCAGGACCGCGAGGTGTTCATGGGCACCTCGATCGGCATCACCGTCTACCCCGGCGATGCCGAGGACGCCTCGGCGCTGCTGAAGAACGGCGACATCGCGATGTACCAGGCCAAGCTGGCCGGCAAGAACTGCCACCGCTTCTACAGCCGCGCGATGGACTACGCGGTGGAGCGGCGCGTGCACATGGAGCACGAATTGCGCGGCGCCTGGGACCGCGACGAGCTGAAGCTGGTGTACCAGCCGATCTTCCGCACCCTGGACCGGCGCATGGTCGGGGTGGAAGTGCTGCTGCGCTGGCAGCATCCGGCGCTGGGCACGATCTCGCCGACGGTGTTCATCGACGTGGCCGAGCAGAGCGGGCTGATCGAGAGCATCGGCCCCAAGGTGCTGCGTGCGGCCTGCCTCGAGGCCACGCAATGGCAGCGCTTCGACGGCAGCCGCGACCTGTTCGTGTCGGTCAACGTGTCGCCGCGCCAGCTGCGCAGCGGCGACCTGCCGGAAATCGTCGCCGACTGCCTGCGCGAATCCGGGCTGCCGGCGGCGCAGCTGCACCTGGAACTGACCGAGACCGCGGTGATCGGCGACGAACTGCAGGCTGCGAGCATGCTGGCGCGGCTGCACCGCACCGGGGTCAAGGTGTGGCTGGACGACTTCGGCACCGGCTTCTCCGGCCTGAGCCACCTGCGCCAGGTGCCGGTGGACGGGGTCAAGATCGACAAGAGCTTCGTCGCCGACCTGCAGCGCGATCCCGATGACCTCGCCCTGACCACCGCGATCATCGCCATGGCGCATTCGCTGGGCATCACCGTGGTCGCCGAGGGCATCGAGCAGGAAATGCAGTTCGAACTGCTGCGCGAGCGCGGCTGCGAACTGGGGCAGGGTTTCTGGCTCAGCCACCCGCTCAGCGCCACGGAATTCCGTCGGCTGCTGGCCAACGAGGGCATGCCGCGCGGGGAGGCGTAG